In Romboutsia lituseburensis, a genomic segment contains:
- a CDS encoding sigma 54-interacting transcriptional regulator, with translation MKTIAVVTDGISRLELFLNKNLENIFKDKVKIKNYYLNTMSKEQSIEGDVVLAMIDNRAIKIKEYIDDTKKIIRINRSIKQKEVYKLFALPEGIDVLVVNDNEHTILETVSSLYDMGINHLNFIQYDPSKEYRHIKVAVTPGESNLVPSYIEEVIDLGHRCIDSSTFLQIIAKLNIDDKQVTERLIKYSDEVISSYSGINTKYKELTIKNEELNSIINLSSVGMAMVSNKEEILICNQSVKRILDIESDIVGKKLNDIDNNDIKIIFSLDKAKDEVIKFKNKYINVNKYNIESFGKVTGAYFCIQEITYIRKLEQNLSKKLRDKGQVARYNFDDIKTNSLELEKSKELAKKIAKSDYTVLITGESGTGKELMAQSIHNGSLRFNQPFIAINCAAMPENLLESELFGYEEGAFTGALKGGKRGLFEQAHNGTIFLDEIGDMPMYLQTKLLRVIQENQVMRVGGESVIDIDVRIIAATNKNLLDMIKNEKFRADLYYRINVLPINIPPLRDRKEDIAELLKYFMKNKIEISNKVKEIINSYSWPGNIRELRNTAMYIDTMCMDNKVNICDLPYNIMNHKKEYSYEINILKEKTSIDKVNKIMQVINAENILNKSIGRSGIVNKLNESGYFITEGEVRKILSIFKDLDLVASEVGRKGSELSEKGIYLLKYINR, from the coding sequence ATGAAGACTATAGCTGTAGTTACGGATGGAATATCAAGATTAGAATTATTTTTAAATAAGAACTTAGAAAACATTTTTAAAGATAAAGTAAAAATAAAAAACTATTATTTAAATACTATGTCTAAAGAGCAGTCAATTGAAGGTGATGTAGTTCTTGCAATGATAGATAATAGAGCTATAAAAATAAAGGAATATATAGATGATACAAAAAAGATAATAAGAATAAATAGAAGCATAAAACAAAAGGAAGTATATAAACTATTTGCATTGCCGGAAGGAATAGATGTGTTAGTTGTAAATGACAATGAACACACTATATTAGAAACTGTATCCAGCTTGTATGATATGGGTATAAATCACTTGAATTTTATACAATATGATCCAAGTAAAGAGTACAGACATATTAAAGTTGCGGTCACACCTGGAGAATCAAATTTAGTTCCTAGCTATATTGAAGAAGTAATTGATCTTGGACATAGATGTATTGATAGTTCAACTTTTCTTCAAATAATAGCGAAGTTAAATATAGATGATAAGCAAGTAACAGAAAGGTTAATAAAATATTCAGATGAAGTTATTAGTTCATACTCTGGTATAAATACAAAATATAAAGAACTAACTATAAAAAATGAAGAATTAAATTCTATAATAAATTTATCAAGTGTAGGTATGGCTATGGTATCAAATAAAGAAGAAATATTAATTTGTAACCAAAGTGTAAAGAGGATACTAGATATTGAAAGTGATATAGTTGGAAAAAAATTAAATGACATAGATAATAATGACATCAAGATCATTTTTAGTTTGGATAAAGCTAAGGATGAAGTTATAAAGTTTAAAAATAAATATATAAATGTAAATAAATATAATATAGAGAGTTTTGGTAAAGTTACAGGAGCATACTTCTGCATACAGGAAATAACGTATATAAGAAAATTAGAGCAAAATTTATCTAAAAAACTAAGAGATAAAGGACAAGTTGCTAGATATAATTTTGATGATATAAAAACTAACTCTTTAGAATTAGAAAAATCTAAGGAATTAGCAAAAAAGATAGCAAAATCAGATTATACAGTTTTAATAACTGGAGAAAGTGGAACAGGAAAAGAATTAATGGCTCAATCTATACATAACGGCTCATTAAGGTTCAATCAGCCGTTTATAGCTATAAACTGTGCAGCAATGCCTGAAAATTTATTAGAAAGCGAGCTATTTGGATATGAGGAAGGTGCATTTACTGGTGCACTAAAAGGTGGTAAAAGAGGTTTGTTTGAACAAGCTCATAATGGAACTATATTCTTAGATGAAATAGGGGATATGCCGATGTATTTACAAACCAAGCTTCTTAGGGTAATTCAGGAAAATCAAGTTATGAGAGTTGGAGGAGAAAGTGTAATAGACATTGATGTTAGAATTATTGCTGCTACGAATAAAAATTTACTTGATATGATAAAAAATGAAAAGTTCAGGGCTGATTTATACTATAGAATAAATGTACTTCCTATAAATATCCCTCCTTTGAGGGATCGAAAAGAAGATATAGCTGAGCTGCTAAAATATTTTATGAAAAATAAAATTGAAATAAGTAATAAGGTCAAAGAAATAATTAATAGTTATTCGTGGCCAGGAAATATTAGAGAATTAAGAAATACAGCTATGTATATAGATACAATGTGTATGGATAATAAAGTAAATATATGTGATTTACCATATAATATTATGAATCATAAAAAAGAGTATAGCTATGAAATAAATATATTGAAAGAGAAAACATCTATAGATAAAGTAAATAAGATTATGCAAGTTATAAATGCAGAAAATATATTAAATAAATCTATTGGAAGAAGTGGAATAGTTAATAAATTAAACGAATCTGGATATTTTATAACTGAAGGAGAAGTAAGAAAGATATTAAGTATATTTAAAGACTTAGATTTAGTTGCATCTGAAGTTGGAAGAAAAGGTAGTGAGCTAAGTGAAAAAGGCATTTACTTACTAAAATATATAAATAGGTAA
- a CDS encoding gamma-glutamyl-gamma-aminobutyrate hydrolase family protein — MKNKKYPIIGISGSLIIDQGGMFPGYERAYVNNDYIQSVAMCKAIPYIVPIINDEELIRDQVANIDALILSGGHDINPLLWKEEPHNKLGDILPKRDTFDMRLLKIALEMKKPILGICRGEQVINVGEGGSLYQDLSLMDGAYIKHNQQHLPNVSTHTAYIKEGTKLYEILGEEEILINSFHHLGVNKLAPGYIISATAKDGVVEAIEKKGDHFVIGIQWHPEMMTKDCPKMQKLFMALVKEASKEK, encoded by the coding sequence ATGAAAAACAAGAAATATCCTATAATTGGAATATCTGGGAGTTTAATAATTGATCAAGGTGGAATGTTTCCTGGATATGAAAGAGCTTATGTCAATAATGACTATATACAATCGGTAGCTATGTGTAAGGCGATACCATATATAGTTCCAATTATTAACGATGAAGAATTAATAAGAGATCAAGTAGCTAATATTGATGCTTTAATATTATCAGGTGGTCATGATATTAATCCTCTACTGTGGAAAGAAGAACCACATAATAAGTTAGGAGACATATTGCCTAAAAGAGATACTTTTGATATGAGATTATTAAAAATTGCACTAGAAATGAAAAAACCAATTCTAGGTATTTGTAGAGGTGAACAAGTAATAAATGTGGGTGAAGGTGGAAGTCTGTATCAAGATTTATCATTAATGGATGGAGCTTATATAAAGCATAATCAACAACACTTACCAAACGTTTCTACACATACAGCTTATATAAAAGAAGGGACAAAATTATATGAAATACTAGGAGAGGAAGAAATCCTAATAAATAGTTTCCACCACTTAGGTGTAAATAAATTAGCTCCAGGATATATAATATCTGCTACAGCAAAAGATGGAGTAGTTGAAGCGATAGAAAAAAAAGGAGATCATTTTGTAATAGGTATTCAATGGCATCCTGAGATGATGACAAAAGATTGTCCTAAAATGCAGAAGTTATTTATGGCATTAGTTAAAGAAGCATCTAAAGAAAAATAA
- a CDS encoding APC family permease, with the protein MEKGTKLGFWSIVLLGINAIIGSGIFGLPGQAYSNIGPSSILILGFCMILAVSIALCFAEAGSWFEGDGGPYLYAKEAFGDFIGFEVGFMKWAVSMIAWATMANFFAVTLSSVWPQAAEPLTKNIIIGILVVGLGLINLMGVKQSKNLNNIMTVGKLIPLIVFIAVGIFFIKGSNFKPFVIIPEGQTTSSAFVAVSISLFYAFTGFESLAVAAKDMENPKKNVPKALVTVMFIVSVVYVLVLAISIGVLGPQLSGATNPVADAATKIMGPIGGYIITIGTIISVGGINIASSIFTPRSATALVDQGLLPKPMSKTNKNGAPYVAITVSIIGTLLIAWSGSFITLSQISVVSRFIQYIPTCLAVLVFRKKYAGKEVNFKIPGGAFVPIFAVIVSLILLVKAGIDAPMKIVWGLGGLILVVPIYLYMTNVYSKQHSNN; encoded by the coding sequence ATGGAAAAAGGAACAAAATTAGGATTTTGGAGTATTGTATTATTAGGCATTAATGCAATTATAGGTTCTGGAATATTCGGGCTTCCTGGACAAGCGTATTCAAACATCGGTCCATCGAGTATATTAATTTTAGGATTTTGTATGATTTTAGCAGTATCTATAGCTTTATGTTTTGCTGAAGCTGGTAGTTGGTTTGAAGGAGATGGAGGTCCATATCTTTATGCAAAGGAAGCATTTGGAGATTTTATAGGATTTGAAGTTGGATTTATGAAGTGGGCTGTAAGTATGATAGCTTGGGCAACTATGGCTAACTTTTTTGCAGTTACATTATCTTCAGTTTGGCCACAGGCTGCAGAACCATTAACTAAAAATATAATAATAGGTATATTAGTAGTTGGTCTTGGACTTATAAATTTAATGGGTGTAAAGCAATCTAAAAACTTAAATAATATAATGACGGTAGGTAAATTAATTCCATTAATAGTATTTATAGCTGTAGGAATATTTTTTATAAAAGGTTCGAACTTTAAACCATTTGTGATAATACCAGAAGGTCAAACAACTTCTTCTGCTTTTGTTGCAGTATCTATATCTTTATTCTATGCGTTTACTGGATTTGAGTCTTTAGCAGTTGCAGCTAAGGATATGGAAAATCCGAAGAAAAATGTACCAAAAGCTTTAGTAACAGTAATGTTTATAGTATCTGTAGTATATGTCCTTGTACTTGCTATAAGTATAGGTGTTTTAGGTCCACAACTAAGTGGAGCTACTAACCCAGTTGCAGATGCTGCAACTAAAATAATGGGACCTATAGGGGGCTATATAATAACAATAGGAACAATAATATCTGTAGGTGGTATAAATATAGCATCATCTATATTTACACCAAGATCAGCTACAGCTTTAGTAGATCAAGGCCTACTTCCTAAGCCTATGAGCAAAACTAATAAAAATGGAGCACCATATGTAGCAATAACGGTATCTATTATAGGAACATTATTAATAGCTTGGTCAGGATCGTTTATAACATTATCTCAAATAAGTGTTGTATCTAGATTTATACAATATATACCTACTTGCCTAGCTGTACTAGTATTCAGAAAGAAATATGCAGGGAAAGAAGTAAATTTCAAGATACCAGGAGGTGCATTTGTACCAATATTTGCAGTAATAGTAAGTTTAATATTACTAGTAAAAGCGGGAATAGATGCTCCTATGAAGATAGTTTGGGGGCTTGGAGGATTAATATTAGTAGTACCAATATATTTATATATGACTAATGTTTATTCAAAACAACACAGCAATAATTAA
- a CDS encoding LytR/AlgR family response regulator transcription factor produces MINIAICEDEEKMQCLIERYINNILKDIEIEYKIQKYRSGEELIECDLKGIDILLLDIQMGKMNGMDTARKIRTVDNKMEIIFITSLIDYVQDGYEVRAYRYLLKPIELEELKKHVLNCIKEIEVNKKNYIVIKNKSNTYKIHSNEITYVEVQKKNMLIHTINKNFDVRYSLEKIEKDLNLDNFIRCHKSFLINLNYVENIKQNVAILECGQEVPISRYRYKDVKEKFLKFLGDRIC; encoded by the coding sequence ATGATTAATATAGCAATTTGTGAAGATGAAGAAAAAATGCAATGTTTAATAGAAAGGTATATTAATAACATATTAAAAGATATAGAGATAGAATATAAAATACAAAAATATAGATCTGGAGAAGAATTGATCGAATGTGATTTAAAAGGAATAGATATACTACTTCTTGATATACAAATGGGAAAAATGAATGGAATGGATACTGCAAGAAAAATTAGAACGGTAGACAATAAAATGGAAATAATATTTATAACATCTTTAATTGACTATGTACAAGATGGATATGAAGTAAGAGCTTATAGATATTTGTTAAAGCCTATAGAATTAGAAGAATTAAAAAAACATGTATTAAATTGCATTAAAGAAATTGAAGTTAATAAAAAGAATTATATTGTAATAAAAAATAAATCTAACACATACAAAATTCATTCAAATGAAATAACGTATGTAGAAGTTCAAAAAAAGAATATGTTAATACATACAATAAATAAAAATTTTGATGTACGATATAGTTTAGAAAAAATAGAGAAAGATTTAAATCTAGATAACTTTATACGATGTCATAAAAGCTTTTTAATTAATTTGAACTATGTTGAAAATATAAAGCAAAATGTTGCTATATTAGAATGTGGACAAGAAGTGCCTATAAGTAGATATAGATATAAAGATGTAAAAGAAAAATTCTTGAAATTTCTTGGTGATAGAATATGCTAA
- a CDS encoding ATP-binding protein — protein MLNYKADALLILSIFTQMIILKSILTYNKDTCSGKKFSFFILLALNYSTVKMIILFNRDKTFDHNIIYILTFIMWGVYYNYFYKIGIIKYIVSFFLFDVYYSLIRDVISRNLFFVVTGNVISSEKALLVSSYDNAKVETYTYLVMIVIYLIVYLTFRFLSNKLQLYKDDKINYIYLSIALMANLITIIIIYINKKMERVGGYSELYVVGYIVTPKLILVSSLVIIVLFIKIIRENKIQSQNEIIKNKLDMQYSHYLSIQESHIKVKKLYHDINNHICCIENLKNNNVEINEYVSSLKDEIKEFKSVYNTGNIILDIIVNEKSDICTKKGIKFICDINFLKVNFIRPIDVSSIFANVLDNAIEACDKIHDEKVNRYIITKGTISKSYFVIKCENSKVNILKFNKNKLLTDKMDKFIHGIGIQSIKSSLEKYNGEILFEDDKEKFTVNIFIPLNQNNDSWVD, from the coding sequence ATGCTAAATTATAAAGCAGATGCATTGTTGATATTATCAATATTTACACAAATGATTATATTAAAAAGTATATTAACTTATAATAAAGACACATGTAGTGGTAAAAAGTTTTCTTTTTTTATTTTATTAGCATTAAATTATTCTACAGTAAAAATGATTATATTGTTTAACAGAGATAAAACTTTTGACCATAATATTATTTATATCTTAACGTTTATTATGTGGGGAGTATATTATAATTATTTCTATAAAATAGGAATTATTAAATACATAGTTTCTTTTTTCTTATTTGATGTATATTATTCTTTGATAAGGGACGTTATATCTAGAAATTTATTTTTTGTAGTTACAGGTAATGTGATTTCATCAGAGAAAGCTCTATTGGTTTCTAGTTATGATAATGCTAAAGTTGAGACATATACATACTTAGTAATGATAGTTATCTACTTAATAGTCTACTTAACGTTTAGGTTTTTGAGTAACAAATTACAGTTATATAAAGATGATAAAATAAATTATATATATTTATCAATTGCTTTAATGGCAAATTTAATTACGATAATTATAATTTATATAAATAAGAAGATGGAGAGAGTTGGTGGATATTCAGAACTATATGTAGTGGGATATATTGTAACTCCAAAGTTAATACTAGTCAGTAGTCTAGTCATTATTGTATTATTTATAAAAATAATCCGAGAGAACAAAATACAATCTCAAAATGAAATAATAAAAAATAAACTAGATATGCAGTATTCTCATTATTTAAGCATTCAGGAATCTCATATAAAAGTTAAAAAGCTTTACCATGATATAAATAATCATATATGTTGCATAGAAAATCTTAAAAATAATAATGTAGAAATTAATGAATATGTAAGCAGCTTAAAAGATGAGATTAAAGAATTTAAATCAGTATATAATACGGGCAATATTATATTAGATATTATAGTAAATGAAAAAAGTGATATATGTACAAAAAAAGGAATTAAATTTATTTGTGACATAAATTTTTTGAAAGTTAACTTTATAAGACCTATAGATGTATCCAGTATATTTGCTAATGTCTTAGATAATGCAATAGAAGCTTGTGATAAAATACATGATGAAAAAGTTAATAGATATATTATAACAAAAGGAACTATTTCAAAATCCTACTTTGTAATCAAATGTGAAAATAGCAAAGTTAATATTCTGAAATTTAATAAAAATAAACTATTAACAGATAAAATGGATAAATTTATACATGGAATTGGAATTCAAAGCATTAAATCATCTTTAGAAAAATATAATGGGGAAATATTATTTGAAGATGATAAAGAAAAATTTACAGTAAATATATTTATACCATTGAATCAAAATAATGACAGTTGGGTCGATTAA